The Mesorhizobium koreense genome includes a window with the following:
- the mmsB gene encoding 3-hydroxyisobutyrate dehydrogenase: MTSIAFIGLGNMGNPMAANLVKAGHDVRGFDLVPENLKVARDNGVTVMANAPAAVKDADIVITMLPAGKHVLSVYEDIVAKAAKDTLFIDSSTIDVGSARQAHAIAAKHGMLSVDAPVSGGVGGATAGTLTFMAGGSKEAFAKAEPILQPMAGRIVHCGEGGAGQAAKICNNMILGISMIGVGEAFVLAEKLGLSHQALFDVASTSSGQCWSLTTYCPVPGPVPASPANKGYKPGFAAALMLKDLKLSQEAAQAAGAATPLGAEATQLYALFNQLGHAGDDFSGIINFLRGAQK; this comes from the coding sequence ATGACCAGCATCGCATTCATCGGCCTCGGCAATATGGGCAACCCCATGGCCGCCAATCTGGTCAAGGCGGGGCATGATGTACGCGGCTTCGATCTTGTGCCGGAGAATTTGAAGGTCGCGCGCGACAATGGCGTCACCGTCATGGCGAACGCGCCGGCGGCCGTGAAGGATGCGGACATCGTCATCACCATGCTGCCGGCCGGCAAGCATGTGCTCTCCGTCTATGAGGACATCGTCGCCAAGGCCGCCAAGGACACCCTCTTCATCGATTCCTCCACGATCGATGTGGGCTCCGCCCGGCAGGCGCATGCGATTGCCGCCAAGCACGGCATGCTTTCCGTCGATGCTCCCGTTTCCGGCGGCGTCGGCGGAGCGACAGCGGGCACGCTCACCTTCATGGCCGGCGGTTCCAAGGAAGCCTTCGCCAAGGCCGAACCGATCCTGCAGCCGATGGCCGGCCGCATCGTCCATTGCGGCGAAGGCGGCGCAGGCCAAGCCGCCAAGATCTGCAACAACATGATCCTCGGCATTTCCATGATCGGGGTGGGCGAGGCCTTCGTGCTGGCGGAAAAGCTCGGCCTGTCGCATCAGGCGCTGTTCGACGTCGCCTCCACCTCGTCGGGCCAGTGCTGGTCGCTGACGACCTATTGCCCGGTTCCCGGTCCGGTGCCGGCATCGCCCGCCAACAAGGGCTACAAGCCCGGTTTCGCAGCGGCCCTCATGCTGAAGGATCTGAAGCTCAGCCAGGAGGCCGCGCAGGCCGCAGGCGCGGCAACGCCGCTCGGCGCGGAGGCGACGCAACTCTACGCGTTGTTCAATCAGCTCGGCCACGCGGGCGACGATTTCTCCGGCATCATCAATTTCTTGCGCGGCGCACAGAAATAG
- a CDS encoding acyl-CoA dehydrogenase family protein → MDAVADKAAGQFELNDDQRAIREMTRDFAAERVAPYALDWDKERFFPSAIIRETGPLGLGGIYIGEDVGGSGLGRLDAVLIFEALAAACPAFASFISIHNMAAWMIDKFGDETQRQRFLPKLTSMEWLASYCLTEPGSGSDAAALKTRAVRSGGNGSDYVLNGAKQFISGAGDSDVYVAMVRTGEDGPKGVSTLVVPKDAPGLSFGAMESKMGWHMQSTRQVIFEDCKVPAENLLSGEGVGFKIAMAGLDGGRLNIAACSLGGAQSALDKALAYAHERQAFGRTIDQFQALQFKLADMETNLQASRVLLYSAASKLDRKAPDATKWSAMAKRFVTDACFDVANDALQIHGGYGYLHDYGVEKLVRDLRVHQILEGTNEIMRVIIARHLIGQ, encoded by the coding sequence ATGGACGCCGTTGCCGACAAGGCCGCCGGCCAGTTCGAGCTGAACGATGACCAGCGCGCCATCCGCGAGATGACGAGAGACTTCGCAGCGGAGCGGGTCGCACCCTACGCTCTCGATTGGGACAAGGAGCGCTTCTTTCCCTCCGCAATCATCCGCGAGACGGGGCCTCTCGGCCTCGGCGGCATCTATATCGGCGAGGACGTCGGCGGTTCAGGTCTCGGCCGGCTCGACGCGGTGCTGATCTTCGAGGCGCTCGCCGCCGCCTGCCCCGCCTTCGCCTCTTTCATCTCCATCCACAACATGGCGGCGTGGATGATCGACAAATTCGGCGACGAGACTCAGCGCCAGCGCTTCCTGCCGAAGCTCACCTCGATGGAGTGGCTGGCAAGCTACTGCCTGACCGAACCGGGCTCCGGCTCCGACGCCGCCGCGCTCAAGACCCGCGCGGTCAGGAGCGGCGGCAACGGCAGCGATTACGTGCTGAACGGCGCCAAGCAGTTCATCTCTGGCGCCGGCGATTCCGACGTCTATGTCGCCATGGTGAGGACCGGCGAGGACGGCCCGAAAGGCGTCTCGACGCTCGTCGTCCCGAAGGATGCGCCCGGCCTCTCCTTCGGCGCCATGGAAAGCAAGATGGGCTGGCATATGCAGTCCACCCGACAGGTCATCTTCGAGGACTGCAAGGTGCCGGCGGAAAACCTGCTTTCGGGCGAAGGCGTCGGCTTCAAGATCGCCATGGCAGGGCTCGACGGCGGCCGCCTCAACATCGCCGCCTGCTCGCTGGGTGGCGCACAGTCTGCGCTCGACAAGGCGCTGGCCTACGCTCACGAACGGCAGGCCTTCGGCCGGACGATCGACCAGTTCCAGGCGCTGCAATTCAAGCTCGCCGACATGGAGACGAACCTGCAGGCCTCGCGCGTGCTTCTCTACAGTGCCGCCTCGAAGCTCGATCGCAAGGCGCCCGACGCGACCAAATGGTCGGCGATGGCCAAGCGCTTCGTCACCGATGCCTGCTTCGACGTCGCCAACGACGCGCTGCAGATCCATGGCGGCTACGGCTATCTGCACGATTACGGTGTCGAGAAGCTGGTGCGCGACCTCCGCGTCCATCAGATTCTCGAAGGCACCAACGAGATCATGCGCGTTATCATCGCAAGGCATTTGATTGGGCAATAG
- a CDS encoding dimethylsulfonioproprionate lyase family protein: MEPDIQRKLLTKTRDYLAGFKEPVLANFLEGVDWSMKERPLFLKPLPCLCRLDRIFSTAGEREREVVRVLAENRNAFHWGQTYVEADFGRHFIDNYGWLELFGTRGHFINGEMAGGFLVLGPHLHYPDHHHAAEEIYIPLVGGAMWRKGGGPYVERPAGTFIHHPSNVSHAMKTGEEPLLALYLWRGGPLAAHSTITGKADVA; encoded by the coding sequence ATGGAGCCGGACATTCAAAGAAAATTACTGACGAAGACGCGCGACTATCTCGCCGGTTTCAAGGAGCCCGTGCTCGCGAACTTTCTCGAAGGGGTGGATTGGTCGATGAAAGAGCGGCCACTCTTTCTGAAGCCGTTGCCGTGCCTCTGCCGCCTCGATCGGATTTTCTCGACAGCAGGCGAGAGAGAACGCGAGGTGGTCCGTGTGCTCGCGGAAAACCGAAACGCGTTCCATTGGGGGCAGACATATGTCGAGGCGGATTTCGGTCGGCACTTCATCGACAATTATGGCTGGCTGGAATTGTTTGGAACGCGCGGGCATTTCATCAATGGCGAGATGGCGGGTGGCTTCCTCGTCCTTGGCCCACATCTTCATTACCCGGACCACCATCATGCAGCGGAAGAGATTTATATTCCGCTGGTGGGAGGCGCGATGTGGCGCAAGGGCGGCGGGCCCTATGTTGAGCGCCCTGCGGGCACGTTTATCCATCATCCTTCCAATGTCAGCCACGCGATGAAAACCGGCGAGGAGCCGCTTCTGGCGCTCTACCTCTGGCGCGGCGGCCCGCTTGCTGCGCACTCCACCATCACCGGCAAGGCGGACGTCGCTTGA
- a CDS encoding cobyric acid synthase — protein MLQGTGSDVGKTVLVAGLCRVARRRGLSVRPFKPQNMSNNAAVAEIPGGEEMGEIGRAQWLQALACGVAPTVHMNPVLLKPQSDIGAQVVVQGKVFGEAGARDYQALKGRLLDAVMASWEEAGKGADLVVVEGAGSPAEINLRDRDIANMGFATRADVPVVLVGDIDRGGVIASLVGTHHILPEEDRRMIVGYLVNKFRGDVSLFDDGLKAIDHYTGWPCFGVVPWLKDAARLPSEDSVVLERLADGYPSALKVAVPMLGRIANFDDLDPFRAEPDVEVVFVPPGKRLPVDAGLVVIPGSKSTIADLAYFRENGWDRDLAAHRRRGGHIVGLCGGYQMLGRRVLDPDGVEGAVREADGLGLLDVETVMAPQKTVRNIAARSARFDTPIEGYEIHMGETDGGDRVRPVAIVDGNGEGATSPDGKVLGTYLHGLFTADAFRKKFLESLGIRSGDLDYRAAVENALDGVADGLEAHLDCNALLAAAR, from the coding sequence ATGCTGCAGGGTACCGGCTCGGATGTCGGCAAGACGGTGCTGGTGGCGGGCCTTTGCCGAGTGGCGCGCCGGCGCGGGCTTTCCGTGCGGCCGTTCAAGCCGCAGAACATGTCGAACAACGCCGCCGTCGCCGAAATTCCCGGCGGGGAAGAAATGGGCGAGATCGGCCGTGCGCAGTGGCTCCAGGCGCTCGCCTGCGGCGTTGCGCCGACAGTGCATATGAACCCGGTTCTGTTGAAGCCCCAGAGCGATATCGGCGCGCAGGTGGTCGTGCAGGGAAAGGTCTTCGGCGAAGCCGGAGCGCGCGACTATCAGGCGCTCAAGGGAAGGCTGCTCGACGCGGTAATGGCGTCGTGGGAGGAGGCGGGGAAGGGGGCTGATCTTGTCGTGGTCGAGGGTGCCGGCTCGCCGGCCGAAATCAACCTGCGCGACCGGGACATCGCCAATATGGGTTTTGCCACCCGCGCTGACGTGCCGGTGGTGCTGGTCGGGGACATCGACCGCGGCGGGGTGATCGCCTCCCTGGTGGGTACGCACCATATCCTGCCGGAGGAAGACCGGCGGATGATCGTAGGCTATCTCGTCAACAAGTTCCGGGGCGATGTCTCGCTCTTCGATGACGGGTTGAAGGCGATCGATCATTACACGGGATGGCCCTGCTTTGGCGTCGTGCCGTGGCTGAAAGACGCCGCGCGCCTGCCGTCTGAGGATTCGGTCGTCCTCGAACGGCTTGCTGACGGCTATCCTTCCGCGCTCAAGGTGGCGGTGCCCATGCTCGGCCGCATCGCCAATTTCGATGATCTCGACCCGTTCCGCGCCGAACCCGACGTCGAAGTCGTCTTCGTTCCGCCCGGCAAGCGCTTGCCGGTCGATGCGGGCCTCGTCGTCATTCCCGGATCGAAATCGACCATCGCCGATCTGGCGTATTTCCGCGAGAACGGCTGGGATCGCGACCTGGCCGCGCATCGGCGGCGCGGCGGCCATATCGTCGGTCTGTGCGGCGGATACCAGATGCTCGGGCGCCGGGTACTCGATCCGGACGGTGTCGAAGGCGCGGTGCGCGAAGCAGACGGGCTCGGCCTGCTCGATGTCGAGACGGTGATGGCGCCGCAAAAGACCGTCCGCAACATTGCTGCGCGCTCGGCCCGCTTCGATACGCCGATCGAAGGCTACGAAATCCATATGGGCGAGACGGATGGGGGCGATCGCGTACGGCCCGTCGCAATTGTCGACGGAAACGGGGAAGGCGCGACGTCGCCGGACGGCAAGGTGCTCGGCACCTATCTCCACGGCCTGTTCACAGCGGACGCGTTCAGGAAGAAATTCCTCGAAAGCCTGGGTATCCGCTCCGGAGACCTGGACTACCGCGCGGCGGTCGAAAACGCGCTGGACGGCGTTGCCGACGGGCTCGAAGCACATCTGGATTGCAATGCGCTGCTGGCGGCTGCTCGATAG